From the Panthera leo isolate Ple1 chromosome C1, P.leo_Ple1_pat1.1, whole genome shotgun sequence genome, one window contains:
- the CCDC17 gene encoding LOW QUALITY PROTEIN: coiled-coil domain-containing protein 17 (The sequence of the model RefSeq protein was modified relative to this genomic sequence to represent the inferred CDS: deleted 2 bases in 1 codon; substituted 1 base at 1 genomic stop codon): MASYSGEPGLLSCGSCDMVFRSWALLATHTQRFCIGHLTREVTPGAHPSTGRLWPNRAGIQTTLXGFLIPHPRQVVPQGHQGISDQEASKLALKKLTEEVQRLWLYLQEMQPWITEVPRRSEGLRRRCEALTQGPTPEAAGSPGERLWALQKTHAKRMVETKAQSLALERRNEELSQRLQGLAQTRGGISRLIGLERELRELRAEGRRTRGALEVLGAHVQQLQPESGTGLNPLRQAELCCPVLQANPGTLAAEIGALREAYVRGGGRDPGVLGQICQLQVEASTLELQRLRTRRGRKADATLGELLVVEAENRRLEAEILALQMQRGAGPASWLQRVPVPGPRKLRPAANPSPSLRRREDPPRLPPRVAPPLPPIPHPTGVLLSGTEEAPQPPGTMTRNLGLDAHFLLPTSDVLGPAPYDPGAGLVIFYDFLRGLEASWIWVQLLTGLTRDGQDTGGVTALPPALCLPPPPAPGPMGNCAILASRQPVPRLPPSPSVSLVCELQAWQGLAWATAPQPKAWASLVLFDQDQRVLSGHWRIPLRALPLDPSLSLGQLNGIPQVGQAELFLRLVNARDAGVQTLAEINPASAQEYQYPPLMSSSPSLEASSLAPKAGFVDPPPPTEEPLSSQGLR, from the exons ATGGCCTCCTACTCTGGGGAGCCAGGGCTCCTGTCCTGTGGGTCCTGTGACATGGTTTTCCGCTCCTGGGCCCTGCTGGCTACCCACACTCAGCGCTTCTGCATTGGCCATCTGACCCGAGAGGTAACACCTGGTGCACACCCCTCAACAGGCCGCCTCTGGCCAAACCGGGCGGGTATTCAGACAACTCTTTGAGGATTTCTCATCCCACACCCT CGCCAGGTTGTGCCACAAGGACACCAGGGCATCTCAGACCAAGAGGCCAGCAAATTGGCTCTGAAGAAGCTAACGGAGGAG GTGCAGCGGCTGTGGCTGTACCTACAGGAAATGCAACCCTGGATAACAGAGGTCCCCCGAAGATCAGAAGGGCTCCGAAGACGTTGTGAGGCGCTGACTCAGGGCCCCACCCCAGAAGCTGCTGGAAGCCCGGGAGAGAGGCTTTGGGCATTGCAAAAGACTCACGCAAAGCGGATGGTGGAGACGAAGGCACAGAGCCTTGCCCTGGAGCGACGCAACGAgg AACTGAGCCAACGCCTCCAAGGTTTGGCCCAGACCCGGGGCGGAATATCACGCCTTATCGGCCTGGAGCGGGAGCTTCGAGAACTCAGGGCAGAAGGCCGGCGAACGCGGGGAGCTCTGGAAGTGCTAGGGGCGCACGTTCAGCAGCTACAGCCAGAGTCCGG GACCGGGCTCAACCCCTTGCGACAGGCAGAACTCTGTTGTCCGGTACTACAGGCCAACCCAGGGACTCTGGCTGCCGAGATCGG GGCCCTGCGCGAGGCCTATGTTCGAGGCGGGGGCCGGGACCCCGGCGTTTTGGGCCAGATATGTCAGTTGCAAGTGGAGGCCTCAACACTGGAGCTGCAGCGGTTGCGGACTCGCAGGG gaaggaaggcagatgCCACACTGGGGGAGCTTCTAGTAGTGGAAGCTGAAAACCGGCGCCTGGAGGCAGAAATCCTGGCCTTGCAGATGCAGAGAGGCGCAGGCCCTGCGTCCTGGCTTCAGCGAGTACCCGTCCCAG GGCCTAGGAAGCTGCGACCTGCCGCGAATCCCAGCCCAAGTCTGAGAAGGAGGGAAGATCCCCCACGCCTCCCACCCCGGGTGGCTCCCCCACTGCCACCGATTCCACACCCCACAGGTGTCCTATTGAGTGGCACAGAAGAGGCT CCGCAGCCTCCTGGAACCATGACCAGAAACCTAGGCCTGGATGCACACTTCCTCCTGCCCACTTCTGACGTTCTGGGCCCTGCACCCTACGACCCTGG GGCTGGTCTGGTCATTTTCTATGACTTCCTTCGGGGACTTGAGGCTTCTTGGATTTGGGTGCAACTACTGACCGGTTTGACCCGAGATGGACAGGATACAGGAGGGGTCACAGCATTGCCCCCAGCCCTTTGCttgcccccacctccagctcctgGGCCCATGGGCAACTGTGCCATCCTTGCCAGCAGGCAGCCTGTACCCAG ACTGCCACCTTCACCATCAGTATCCTTGGTCTGTGAGCTACAGGCCTGGCAGGGGCTGGCATGGGCTACAGCACCACAGCCAAAGGCTTGGGCCTCACTGGTGTTATTTGACCAGGATCAAAGAGTGCTAAGTGGTCACTGGCGTATTCCACTTCGGGCCCTTCCTCTGGACCCCAGCCTTAGCCTTGGGCAGCTGAATGGGATTCCCCAG GTAGGTCAGGCTGAGCTCTTTCTGCGACTGGTTAATGCAAGAGATGCAGGTGTCCAGACACTGGCAGAGATCAATCCAGCAAGTGCCCAGGAATACCAGTACCCACCTCTG ATGTCCAGTTCGCCTTCACTGGAAGCCAGCTCCCTTGCCCCAAAAGCTGGCTTTGTTgatccccctcctcccacagaaGAGCCCCTCAGCAGTCAAGGTTTGAGATGA